A region from the Treponema pallidum subsp. pallidum str. Nichols genome encodes:
- a CDS encoding histidine kinase dimerization/phospho-acceptor domain-containing protein, with protein sequence MRDFIARALKKSAKMNDSQLRNMIELIANEYTLLDALMDSLNYGLIVLDCLHIPLKTNRAIARLLGKPLPSNPRRPLWHYLDDEHIAQFIVAIIKNEVGKARAEFIVQRQGETLYLEVSLFPLICDQKIRGSIIAIHDITEKKQEEIYNRRLESLANLTNLAATVAHEIKNPLGAMSIHLQLLRKNFSTCSFETNKRIQKHLHVVEEEIERLNRIVTGFLSAVRPLKLNITRLSVFDLVTSIRDTFMKPSPKQNCLSLYICHTIFPTYEAMNTC encoded by the coding sequence ATGAGAGATTTTATTGCACGCGCGCTAAAAAAGTCAGCGAAAATGAATGACTCTCAACTGAGAAATATGATTGAACTTATTGCCAACGAGTACACCTTGTTGGATGCACTTATGGATTCTCTGAATTACGGACTTATCGTGTTGGACTGTTTACACATTCCATTAAAGACAAACCGAGCAATTGCACGGCTCTTGGGTAAACCACTGCCTTCAAATCCTCGCAGGCCACTGTGGCATTATCTTGATGACGAACACATTGCGCAGTTCATTGTGGCAATTATTAAAAATGAGGTAGGAAAAGCACGCGCAGAATTCATTGTACAAAGACAAGGTGAAACATTGTATCTGGAAGTATCCTTATTTCCGCTAATTTGTGACCAAAAGATCCGCGGAAGTATTATCGCAATACATGATATCACAGAGAAAAAACAAGAAGAAATCTATAACCGAAGGCTAGAAAGTCTTGCAAATTTAACGAATCTTGCAGCAACCGTTGCGCACGAAATCAAGAATCCCCTAGGAGCAATGAGCATTCATCTGCAATTACTACGTAAGAATTTTAGTACCTGTAGTTTCGAAACAAATAAAAGAATCCAAAAACACCTCCATGTGGTAGAGGAGGAAATCGAACGGCTCAATAGAATTGTCACCGGCTTCCTTTCTGCAGTTCGTCCCTTAAAACTAAATATCACACGGCTGAGCGTTTTTGATCTTGTTACATCCATACGAGACACATTTATGAAGCCTTCACCAAAGCAGAACTGTCTTTCTCTGTACATATGCCACACAATCTTCCCCACATACGAGGCGATGAACACCTGCTAA
- the murG gene encoding undecaprenyldiphospho-muramoylpentapeptide beta-N-acetylglucosaminyltransferase: protein MRFRARVSQSTAKCVVFTGGGTGGHIFPGIAVFQALAQQAAVRVVWIGAARGADRSIVESAGLEFCGITAGKWRRYASVRNFFDVFRVLVGTVQSYCILRALRPQALFSKGGFVSVPPCIAAWLLRIPVVTHESDISPGLATRINARFADRILVSYPHTSCYFPRARRAAVHCTGNPVRQDFFSAQAERAYQFLRIDQKKPLLTVLGGSSGARDLNARVLSCSTFLTERFYLVHQFGAGNEDQMHTITNSLSVNARHAYMSFPFIQAHLPDILAASALVLSRAGANAVWECAVLGKPMILFPLERGSSRGDQIENAEYFSAHGAACILRAQDEKGHQLVSLLTELFHPSCARIEEMARASYTLGIGNAAYDIAQQLQTFIKEGM from the coding sequence ATGCGCTTTCGTGCACGCGTATCTCAGTCAACTGCGAAGTGCGTCGTGTTCACAGGAGGCGGCACGGGAGGACACATTTTCCCGGGAATTGCAGTTTTTCAAGCGCTTGCGCAGCAGGCGGCGGTGCGTGTCGTGTGGATTGGTGCAGCGCGTGGTGCTGATCGCTCCATAGTGGAATCTGCCGGATTAGAGTTTTGTGGTATCACCGCTGGCAAGTGGCGTCGGTACGCGAGTGTGCGCAATTTTTTTGATGTATTTCGAGTGCTCGTCGGTACGGTGCAATCCTATTGTATCTTGCGCGCTTTGCGCCCGCAGGCACTATTTTCTAAGGGAGGGTTTGTGTCCGTGCCGCCGTGCATCGCAGCGTGGCTTTTGCGCATACCCGTTGTCACGCATGAATCGGATATCAGTCCAGGACTTGCCACACGCATCAATGCGCGTTTCGCCGATCGTATTTTAGTCTCTTATCCGCACACGTCCTGTTATTTTCCCCGTGCGCGACGCGCAGCAGTTCACTGCACGGGGAATCCTGTGCGACAAGATTTTTTTTCTGCACAGGCAGAGCGTGCATACCAGTTTTTACGCATTGACCAAAAAAAGCCATTGCTCACAGTCCTCGGAGGAAGTAGCGGTGCGCGTGACCTAAACGCGCGTGTTCTTTCATGTAGCACCTTCCTTACCGAACGCTTCTATCTTGTCCATCAATTTGGCGCAGGCAACGAGGACCAAATGCATACTATCACCAATTCGCTTAGCGTCAATGCTCGGCATGCCTACATGTCGTTTCCTTTCATTCAGGCACATCTGCCCGATATACTCGCCGCGAGCGCACTGGTACTCTCTCGTGCTGGTGCGAACGCGGTGTGGGAGTGCGCAGTGCTCGGTAAACCAATGATTCTTTTTCCTCTCGAACGAGGGAGTTCCCGTGGGGATCAGATTGAAAATGCAGAATATTTTAGCGCACACGGTGCTGCGTGCATCCTTCGTGCTCAAGATGAAAAGGGACATCAACTGGTGTCTTTGCTCACAGAACTGTTCCATCCTTCCTGCGCTAGGATAGAGGAGATGGCACGTGCGTCTTACACACTTGGAATTGGCAATGCCGCGTATGATATTGCGCAGCAGTTGCAGACTTTCATAAAGGAGGGGATGTGA
- a CDS encoding CvpA family protein: MTISTLDLILGIIMGIVTVRATMRGFVDEFFSKASILCAAVVAILCHKRLVPLTRVLLGHSILLPCITFLITFMGVYCVMLFLRSRMRTYATRDLISGFNQVFGFFFGIIEGSVLLTVILLLLHVQPFVSVSHMLHESVINTVLSPLVLDGVRYMRLKM; this comes from the coding sequence GTGACAATCAGTACCCTGGATCTCATTCTTGGAATCATCATGGGGATAGTGACCGTCCGTGCCACCATGCGCGGGTTTGTCGATGAGTTCTTTTCTAAGGCAAGTATCCTGTGCGCAGCAGTTGTTGCAATACTGTGTCATAAAAGGCTCGTGCCCTTGACACGTGTGTTGTTAGGCCACAGTATTCTGCTTCCGTGTATAACGTTCTTGATTACCTTTATGGGCGTCTATTGCGTTATGCTCTTCCTCCGTTCACGTATGCGCACGTATGCTACGCGCGATCTTATCAGTGGTTTTAATCAGGTGTTTGGCTTTTTTTTCGGGATAATTGAAGGGAGTGTACTACTCACTGTTATCCTTTTGCTTTTACACGTGCAGCCTTTTGTATCTGTTTCGCATATGTTGCATGAAAGCGTAATTAACACTGTTCTCTCTCCCCTTGTCTTAGATGGCGTTCGCTATATGCGCCTGAAGATGTAG